A single Klebsiella variicola DNA region contains:
- a CDS encoding winged helix-turn-helix transcriptional regulator — MSIPAASLSTDQALPSFYYGRQTKPLFAVESLLSAFLPASSPFALPRSTYYRFPPTQAESGLILLEEGIASLCHAENNMVISTIFSPSLLGLIDGYGVFNGIPEKHHCSLFAETDLRGHWIAHQAAVEILNAQNLWQEMAHVLAQRLMVLSMRSQEMMGVDSYLMVRTLLTELADYPEAYRRQINVLSFIQRRTNLSRSRIMSILSELRKGDYITIHRGVLRTIAHPLPAHF, encoded by the coding sequence ATGTCGATACCTGCAGCCAGCCTCTCTACCGACCAGGCGTTACCGTCTTTTTATTACGGAAGACAGACAAAGCCGTTATTCGCGGTGGAATCCCTGTTATCAGCGTTCCTGCCCGCCAGCTCACCCTTTGCGCTGCCGCGATCGACCTATTATCGTTTTCCGCCGACCCAGGCTGAATCCGGATTAATTCTGCTCGAAGAGGGGATTGCCTCGCTATGCCATGCGGAAAACAACATGGTGATATCAACGATATTTTCCCCTTCGCTATTGGGATTAATCGATGGTTACGGCGTCTTTAACGGTATTCCGGAAAAACACCACTGCTCTCTGTTTGCTGAGACAGATTTGCGCGGACACTGGATAGCGCATCAGGCCGCGGTCGAGATCCTCAATGCGCAAAACTTGTGGCAGGAGATGGCCCATGTTCTGGCGCAGCGGCTGATGGTGTTGAGCATGCGTTCGCAGGAGATGATGGGGGTGGATTCTTACCTGATGGTGCGAACCCTGCTAACAGAGCTGGCGGACTATCCGGAGGCATATCGTCGCCAAATCAACGTCCTGAGCTTTATTCAGCGCCGTACCAACTTGTCGCGTAGCCGCATTATGTCGATTCTGTCGGAGCTGCGTAAAGGTGATTATATTACGATCCATCGCGGTGTGCTGAGGACCATTGCTCACCCGCTTCCCGCCCACTTTTAA
- a CDS encoding putative quinol monooxygenase, giving the protein MISLIAVLKAKPGQTDALRQALQALLLPTRQVPGNLDYALFQLRDAPDTFYMREAWQGQDALDAHVAMPYFQAFMTQMESLLAEPLRLDYLTAIEP; this is encoded by the coding sequence ATGATATCGCTTATCGCCGTGCTCAAGGCGAAACCGGGCCAGACGGACGCCCTGCGCCAGGCCCTGCAGGCGCTGCTCCTGCCGACAAGACAGGTGCCGGGCAATCTCGACTACGCCCTGTTTCAGCTGCGCGACGCGCCGGACACCTTCTACATGCGCGAGGCGTGGCAGGGACAGGACGCCCTCGATGCGCATGTCGCGATGCCCTATTTTCAGGCGTTTATGACGCAAATGGAGTCCCTGCTGGCTGAGCCGCTGCGGCTGGACTACCTGACGGCGATTGAGCCTTAG
- a CDS encoding zinc-binding alcohol dehydrogenase family protein, translated as MKAIAITQAAADGNNIPSLTEIDLPVPTAHGRDLLVAVKAISVNPVDTKVRAGFQGDTPRVLGWDAVGVVQSVGEEVTLFAPGDEVWYAGALGRAGSNSEYQLVDERLVAHKPRTLDNAAAAALPLTAITAWELLFHRLGVKEGGNAGDTLLIVGAAGGVGSILTQLASKLTAMTVIGTASRPESQQWVREAGAHHVIDHSKPLANELARIGISAVTHVASLTNTEQHFNALIDALAPQGKLALIDDPETLDVVPLKAKSLSLHWEFMFTRSMFETDDMIAQHQLLTRVAALIDSHTIKTTLGEHYGAITAANLQKAHRQLETGRAVGKIVLEGF; from the coding sequence ATGAAAGCTATCGCCATTACTCAAGCCGCCGCTGACGGCAACAACATCCCTTCTTTAACTGAGATCGACCTGCCGGTCCCCACCGCCCACGGGCGTGACCTGCTGGTCGCCGTGAAAGCCATCTCGGTCAATCCGGTAGACACCAAAGTGCGCGCCGGCTTCCAGGGCGACACACCGCGGGTGCTGGGCTGGGACGCCGTTGGCGTGGTGCAGTCCGTCGGTGAGGAGGTGACGTTGTTCGCCCCGGGTGATGAGGTCTGGTACGCCGGCGCGCTGGGCCGGGCCGGCAGCAACAGTGAATATCAGCTGGTGGACGAGCGCCTGGTGGCGCACAAACCGCGCACCCTCGATAACGCCGCTGCCGCCGCGCTGCCGTTGACGGCGATCACCGCCTGGGAGCTGCTGTTTCACCGTCTCGGCGTTAAGGAAGGCGGCAATGCGGGCGACACGCTGCTGATCGTCGGCGCGGCGGGCGGCGTGGGGTCAATCCTGACCCAGTTGGCCAGCAAACTGACCGCCATGACGGTGATCGGCACCGCCTCGCGTCCGGAGAGCCAGCAGTGGGTCCGCGAGGCGGGCGCGCACCATGTGATCGATCACAGCAAGCCGCTCGCCAACGAGCTGGCGCGCATTGGCATCAGCGCGGTGACCCATGTCGCCAGCCTGACCAACACCGAGCAGCACTTCAACGCGCTGATCGACGCCCTCGCCCCGCAGGGCAAGCTGGCGCTGATTGATGACCCGGAGACCCTCGACGTGGTGCCGCTGAAAGCGAAAAGCCTGTCCCTGCACTGGGAATTTATGTTCACCCGTTCAATGTTTGAGACGGATGATATGATCGCCCAGCATCAGTTGCTCACCCGCGTGGCGGCGCTGATCGACAGCCACACGATCAAAACCACCCTCGGCGAACACTACGGCGCCATCACCGCCGCCAATCTGCAGAAAGCGCATCGCCAGCTGGAAACCGGGCGTGCCGTCGGCAAGATTGTGCTCGAGGGGTTTTAA
- a CDS encoding DUF3237 domain-containing protein: MTPELRHCFSITIQVDKPIIVSRSPQTGKRQLIPIIGGSVCGQLRGHVLPGGVDSQIIEPNGTCRLSARYALQVAEGTVYVENNGIRRVPAQYHDQLFADDMRFFSDIPPEAIYFRTVPTFEVDTPALSWLTTSLFICAGGRTQDGVMLDFYQVG; this comes from the coding sequence ATGACCCCCGAACTCAGACACTGTTTTTCCATTACCATCCAGGTTGATAAACCGATAATTGTCTCCCGCAGCCCGCAGACCGGTAAGCGCCAGCTGATCCCGATTATCGGCGGCAGCGTCTGCGGTCAGCTTCGCGGCCACGTGCTGCCCGGCGGCGTCGACAGCCAGATAATCGAACCCAACGGCACCTGCAGGCTGTCCGCCCGCTATGCCCTGCAGGTGGCGGAAGGGACCGTCTATGTGGAAAACAATGGCATCCGCCGGGTGCCGGCCCAGTATCATGACCAGCTATTCGCCGACGATATGCGCTTTTTTAGCGATATTCCGCCAGAAGCCATCTATTTTCGCACCGTGCCCACCTTTGAGGTGGATACCCCCGCGCTCAGCTGGCTAACCACCTCGCTGTTTATCTGCGCCGGTGGCCGGACCCAGGATGGGGTAATGCTCGATTTCTATCAGGTGGGCTGA
- a CDS encoding ParA family protein: protein MKIISLFNHKGGVSKTTTTFNMGWMLANLGYKVLIVDADPQCNLTALALGYSTTDDFDKIYKNNPNCDIYSCIKPVVDGSLGKVIPSDPLDTTNPNLSLLCGSIYLSEIETQIGVALTTSAAIPAIRNIPGSIGAFLRETARKHEFDYVLVDMSPSVGALNECLLMCSDYFIVPTSPDFFCAQAIKSLAQVLPRWNSEINSFRDSKILYPFPIEPPKFIGFISQKYRPRNNLPVKSFQRWIDIIKDEVTNTLIPALNPINMSISVADFENACPTKEPFNLANISDFNSLIAQSQKHSTPVFALSDAQIEQNGVILDTMKENREEFKNNFSELARSVATLAN from the coding sequence ATGAAAATAATATCTTTATTTAATCATAAAGGTGGTGTTAGCAAGACAACTACGACTTTTAACATGGGGTGGATGCTAGCTAATCTCGGCTATAAAGTTTTAATAGTTGATGCTGATCCACAATGTAATTTGACAGCCTTAGCGTTGGGCTATTCGACCACTGATGACTTTGATAAAATCTATAAAAACAATCCGAACTGTGATATTTATAGTTGCATCAAACCTGTTGTAGATGGTTCTTTAGGAAAAGTTATACCATCCGACCCATTAGACACAACAAATCCAAATTTAAGTTTATTGTGTGGTAGCATCTATTTATCAGAAATTGAAACGCAGATTGGAGTTGCGCTAACAACCAGCGCTGCTATCCCCGCAATTAGAAATATCCCCGGCAGTATAGGGGCTTTTTTGCGTGAGACAGCACGGAAACATGAATTTGATTATGTCCTTGTTGACATGAGCCCCAGCGTTGGTGCATTGAATGAATGTCTCTTAATGTGCAGTGACTATTTTATAGTTCCTACATCTCCAGATTTCTTCTGTGCTCAGGCAATAAAGTCACTCGCGCAAGTTCTTCCCAGATGGAACAGCGAGATAAATAGTTTTAGAGATAGCAAAATACTATATCCATTCCCTATTGAACCTCCGAAATTCATCGGGTTTATATCTCAGAAGTATCGTCCAAGGAACAATTTACCAGTAAAATCTTTTCAAAGATGGATTGATATCATCAAAGATGAAGTCACTAATACATTAATACCAGCTTTAAATCCTATCAACATGTCAATTTCAGTTGCTGATTTTGAAAATGCCTGTCCGACAAAAGAGCCTTTTAATTTGGCGAATATTTCAGATTTTAACTCACTAATTGCTCAATCTCAAAAACATAGCACCCCGGTATTTGCCCTATCAGATGCGCAAATAGAGCAAAATGGAGTAATACTGGATACAATGAAAGAAAACAGAGAAGAGTTCAAAAATAATTTTAGCGAGTTAGCTCGCTCAGTTGCTACGTTGGCAAATTGA
- a CDS encoding glycoside-pentoside-hexuronide family transporter has protein sequence MKDHILSVKEKIGYGMGDAASHIIFDNVMLYMMFFYTDIFGIPAGFVGTMFLLARALDAISDPCMGLLADRTRSRWGKFRPWILFGAIPFGLVCVLAYSSPDLSHNGKLIYAAVTYTLLTLLYTVVNIPYCALGGVITDNPTQRISLQSWRFVLATAGGMLSTVLMMPLVNFIGGEDKALGFQGGIAVLSVVAFLMLAFCFFTTKERVEAPPSSTSMREDLRDIWRNDQWRVVGVLTILNILAVCVRGGAMMYYTTWIMGSAALFTVFLTTYCVGNLIGSALAKPLTDWKCKVSVFWWTNALLAVLSVAMFFVPMDAEITMFVFIFIIGVLHQLVTPIQWVMMSDTVDYGEWCNGKRLTGISFAGTLFVLKLGLALGGALIGWMLAGGGYDAAAKTQNSATLTIIIALFTLVPAVCYLLSAVIAKRYYTLKTPFLKKMMAELAEGARRNEQDFTAAPIDKEWQN, from the coding sequence ATGAAAGATCATATTTTGTCCGTCAAAGAGAAAATTGGCTACGGCATGGGTGACGCCGCCAGCCACATCATTTTTGATAACGTCATGTTATACATGATGTTTTTCTACACTGATATTTTTGGTATCCCCGCCGGCTTTGTAGGCACCATGTTCCTGCTGGCGCGCGCGCTGGACGCGATTTCTGACCCGTGCATGGGCCTGCTTGCCGACCGTACCCGCAGCCGCTGGGGTAAGTTCCGCCCATGGATCCTCTTCGGCGCCATCCCGTTCGGCCTCGTCTGCGTGCTGGCCTACAGCTCGCCGGATTTAAGCCACAACGGCAAGCTGATCTACGCCGCCGTGACCTACACGCTGCTGACCCTGCTCTACACCGTGGTGAATATCCCCTACTGCGCGCTGGGCGGCGTGATCACCGACAACCCGACGCAGCGCATCTCGCTGCAGTCCTGGCGCTTCGTGCTGGCGACGGCGGGGGGCATGCTCTCCACCGTGCTGATGATGCCGCTGGTCAACTTTATCGGCGGCGAAGACAAAGCGCTCGGCTTCCAGGGCGGCATCGCGGTGCTGTCGGTGGTCGCCTTCCTGATGCTGGCCTTCTGTTTTTTCACCACCAAAGAGCGTGTCGAAGCGCCGCCGAGCAGCACTTCGATGCGTGAAGACTTGCGCGATATCTGGCGCAACGACCAGTGGCGGGTGGTTGGCGTGCTCACCATCCTCAATATCCTCGCGGTCTGCGTTCGCGGCGGCGCGATGATGTACTACACCACCTGGATCATGGGCTCGGCGGCGCTGTTCACCGTCTTCCTCACCACCTACTGCGTCGGCAACCTGATTGGCTCGGCGCTGGCGAAACCGCTGACCGACTGGAAATGCAAAGTCAGCGTCTTCTGGTGGACCAACGCCCTCCTGGCGGTGCTCAGCGTGGCGATGTTCTTCGTACCGATGGACGCCGAAATCACCATGTTCGTCTTTATCTTCATCATTGGCGTACTGCACCAGCTGGTGACGCCAATCCAGTGGGTGATGATGTCCGACACCGTCGACTACGGCGAATGGTGTAACGGCAAACGCCTGACCGGCATCAGCTTCGCCGGCACCCTGTTTGTGCTCAAGTTAGGGCTGGCGCTGGGCGGCGCGCTGATCGGCTGGATGCTGGCCGGCGGCGGCTATGACGCCGCCGCTAAAACCCAGAACAGCGCCACCCTCACCATCATTATCGCCTTGTTCACCCTCGTTCCGGCGGTGTGCTACCTGCTGAGCGCGGTGATCGCCAAACGCTACTACACGCTGAAAACGCCGTTCCTGAAAAAAATGATGGCCGAGCTGGCCGAGGGCGCGCGTCGCAACGAACAAGATTTCACCGCAGCCCCGATCGATAAAGAATGGCAAAACTAA
- the yicI gene encoding alpha-xylosidase has translation MKISDGNWLIQPGLNLIQPVQVYEVEQQGNEMVVYAAPRDVRERAWQLDTPLFTLRFFSPQEGIIGVRMAHFQGALDNGPHYPLNVQKDVHVEIENTAGFAELKSGNLSVRVTKGEFWALDFLRDGVRITGSQLKNNGYVQDSKTQRNYMFERLDLGVGETVYGLGERFTALVRNGQTVETWNEDGGTSTEQSYKNIPFYLTNHGYGVLVNHPQRVSFEVGSEKVSKVQFSVEGEYLEYFVIDGPTPKAVLNRYTQFTGRPALPPAWSFGLWLTTSFTTNYDEATVNSFIDGMAERHLPLHVFHFDCFWMKAFQWCDFEWDPLTFPDPEGMIKRLKAKGLKVCVWINPYIGQRSPVFKELKEKGYLLKRPDGSLWQWDKWQPGLAIYDFTNPEACQWYADKLKGLVAMGVDCFKTDFGERIPTDVQWFDGSDPQKMHNHYAFIYNELVWKVLKETVGEQEAVLFARSASVGAQQFPVHWGGDCYANYESMAESLRGGLSIGMSGFGFWSHDIGGFENTAPAHVYKRWCAFGLLSSHSRLHGSKSYRVPWAYDEESCDVVRHFTQLKCRMMPYLYRQAALANEFGTPMLRAMMLEFQDDPACDYLDRQYMLGDSVLVAPVFSEAGEVQFYLPDGRWTHLWHNDELPGSRWHKQHHDALSLPVYVRDNTLLALGNNDQKPDYAWHEGTAFQLFHLEDGREARCDVPAADGSTIFTLKARRQGNTIAVSGEGEARGWTLCLRNIPQVAGVQGGTQAGSEWGMVVSAEGNTLTITL, from the coding sequence ATGAAAATCAGTGATGGAAACTGGCTCATTCAACCAGGGCTCAACCTGATCCAACCCGTACAGGTTTACGAGGTGGAACAGCAGGGGAATGAAATGGTGGTCTATGCCGCGCCGCGCGATGTTCGCGAACGTGCCTGGCAGCTGGATACGCCATTGTTCACCCTGCGCTTTTTCTCGCCTCAGGAAGGGATAATCGGCGTGCGCATGGCGCACTTCCAGGGCGCGCTGGATAACGGCCCGCACTATCCGCTGAACGTGCAGAAAGACGTCCATGTCGAAATAGAAAATACGGCCGGGTTCGCCGAGCTGAAAAGCGGCAACCTCAGCGTGCGCGTCACTAAAGGTGAATTCTGGGCGCTGGATTTTCTGCGCGACGGCGTGCGCATCACCGGTAGCCAGTTGAAAAACAACGGCTACGTGCAGGATAGTAAGACCCAGCGCAACTACATGTTTGAGCGCCTCGACCTCGGCGTCGGCGAAACCGTCTACGGCCTCGGCGAGCGCTTTACCGCGCTGGTGCGCAACGGCCAGACGGTAGAAACCTGGAACGAAGACGGCGGTACCAGCACCGAGCAATCCTACAAAAATATCCCCTTCTATCTGACCAACCACGGCTACGGCGTGCTGGTCAACCATCCGCAGCGCGTCTCCTTCGAGGTGGGCTCGGAGAAGGTCTCTAAAGTCCAGTTCAGCGTTGAAGGCGAATACCTTGAGTACTTCGTGATCGACGGCCCGACGCCGAAAGCGGTGCTTAACCGCTATACGCAGTTCACCGGCCGCCCGGCGCTGCCGCCGGCATGGTCGTTCGGTCTGTGGCTGACGACCTCGTTCACCACCAACTATGACGAAGCGACGGTAAATAGCTTTATCGACGGCATGGCTGAGCGCCATCTGCCGCTGCACGTCTTCCACTTCGACTGCTTCTGGATGAAGGCCTTCCAGTGGTGCGATTTTGAATGGGATCCGCTAACTTTCCCGGACCCGGAAGGGATGATCAAACGCCTGAAGGCGAAAGGGCTGAAGGTCTGCGTGTGGATCAACCCGTACATCGGCCAGCGCTCGCCGGTGTTCAAGGAGCTGAAAGAGAAGGGCTACCTGCTGAAGCGCCCGGACGGTTCGCTGTGGCAGTGGGATAAGTGGCAGCCGGGGCTGGCGATTTATGACTTCACCAACCCGGAAGCCTGCCAGTGGTACGCCGACAAGTTAAAAGGCCTGGTGGCGATGGGGGTCGATTGCTTCAAGACCGACTTCGGCGAGCGTATCCCGACCGACGTCCAGTGGTTTGACGGTTCCGATCCGCAGAAAATGCACAACCACTACGCATTCATCTATAACGAGCTGGTGTGGAAGGTGCTGAAAGAGACCGTCGGCGAGCAGGAGGCGGTGCTGTTCGCCCGCTCCGCCTCGGTGGGCGCGCAGCAGTTCCCGGTGCACTGGGGCGGCGACTGCTACGCCAACTACGAATCGATGGCGGAAAGCCTGCGCGGCGGGCTGTCGATCGGCATGTCCGGCTTCGGTTTCTGGAGTCACGATATCGGCGGTTTCGAAAACACCGCGCCGGCCCACGTCTACAAGCGCTGGTGCGCCTTCGGCCTGCTCTCCAGCCACAGCCGGCTGCACGGCAGCAAATCCTATCGGGTGCCATGGGCTTACGACGAAGAGTCCTGCGACGTGGTGCGCCACTTCACGCAGCTGAAATGCCGCATGATGCCGTATCTCTATCGCCAGGCGGCGCTGGCCAACGAGTTCGGCACGCCGATGTTGCGTGCGATGATGCTCGAGTTTCAGGACGATCCGGCCTGCGACTATCTTGACCGCCAGTATATGCTCGGTGATTCGGTCCTGGTGGCGCCGGTGTTCTCCGAAGCGGGCGAGGTGCAATTTTATCTGCCGGATGGGCGCTGGACGCACCTGTGGCATAACGATGAATTACCGGGTAGCCGCTGGCATAAGCAGCATCACGATGCGCTGAGCCTGCCGGTCTACGTTCGTGACAACACCCTGCTGGCGCTGGGCAACAATGACCAGAAACCCGATTATGCCTGGCATGAGGGCACCGCCTTCCAGCTGTTCCACCTCGAGGATGGACGCGAGGCACGTTGTGACGTTCCGGCGGCAGACGGCTCGACGATTTTCACCCTGAAGGCCAGGCGCCAGGGCAACACCATCGCCGTGAGCGGCGAAGGCGAGGCCCGCGGCTGGACGTTGTGCCTGCGCAATATCCCGCAGGTCGCGGGCGTGCAGGGCGGGACTCAGGCCGGCAGCGAATGGGGTATGGTAGTGAGCGCCGAGGGCAATACGCTGACGATTACCCTGTAA
- a CDS encoding MurR/RpiR family transcriptional regulator, producing the protein MDLENIFRDVKLSKTEMTVLRFIQNDPEQCIRQGVRAVAEQCYSNPSSLVRLAKKLKFSGWLELVYFIKFNITMPKLDVTNDIDYMSVQPEEALTPLLASLKQQRILIHGSGFSQLIAQYIYNKFLVTGVNASLALWPDYEILEQKNAARFDSIWIVSKSGRSSSALNWVKALEGKEINLVCFTGDYQSPLAQAADTAFIIHDPQKFDDDIYWSNPFFGYCILGFERLLKMWFTSLRSNS; encoded by the coding sequence ATGGACTTAGAAAATATCTTTCGTGACGTGAAGCTAAGCAAAACGGAAATGACCGTGCTGCGCTTTATTCAGAACGACCCGGAGCAGTGTATCCGCCAGGGAGTCCGCGCTGTGGCCGAACAGTGCTACAGCAACCCCTCTTCGCTGGTCCGGCTGGCGAAGAAACTGAAGTTCAGCGGCTGGCTGGAGCTGGTCTATTTCATCAAGTTCAATATCACCATGCCGAAGCTCGATGTCACCAACGATATCGACTACATGAGCGTTCAGCCGGAAGAAGCGCTGACGCCGCTGCTGGCAAGCCTTAAACAGCAGCGCATCCTGATCCACGGCAGCGGCTTTTCGCAGCTAATCGCCCAGTATATTTACAACAAGTTCCTCGTCACCGGCGTGAATGCCAGCCTGGCGCTGTGGCCCGATTATGAAATCCTCGAACAGAAAAACGCCGCCCGCTTCGACTCCATCTGGATCGTTTCTAAATCCGGGCGCAGCAGCTCGGCGCTTAACTGGGTGAAGGCCCTGGAGGGGAAGGAGATTAATCTGGTCTGCTTTACCGGCGACTATCAAAGCCCGCTGGCGCAGGCTGCGGATACGGCGTTTATTATTCACGACCCGCAGAAGTTCGACGATGATATTTACTGGAGCAACCCGTTTTTCGGCTACTGCATCTTAGGCTTTGAGCGACTGTTGAAGATGTGGTTTACCAGCCTACGTAGTAATAGTTAG
- a CDS encoding glycosyl hydrolase family 4 — protein sequence MKLTVLGGGGVRSAFLAKSLAYNAHRIGLTEVVFLDNSADNLAVFGEIARYVFNTIRPDIQFSTTTDPVTALQDANYIITTLRVGGDESRIRDERIALQHNTLGQETTGAGGFAMAMRSIPAILRYCRLIEEHAAEDAILFNFTNPSGLVTEAIVKSGFKRRVYGICDAPSELIRELPAILGCEERDLSVECYGLNHFSWFTHFTVRGEEVTERLIASPELYQKTAMQYFSPELVRLCDNQLLNEYLYYYYYREVALKAIQEAGETRGEQIARINQEMREALRTVDARTQPEAAFTIWMQHYLRRENSYMQNESQQEKFHTREPLTLRQFIEEPDTGGYAGVALDILEAVNSTTTKRIVVSIQNHDTLDFLRPDDVIEISCDLSRDGLKPVTPVKVPTAQKNLISCVKEYERLAVAAILQQDKSLAVRALMAHPLIGSYSLAKTLVEAYLDDEQFAAWQ from the coding sequence ATGAAATTAACCGTATTAGGCGGGGGCGGCGTTCGCTCTGCATTTTTAGCGAAATCTCTGGCCTATAACGCTCACCGCATTGGTTTAACAGAAGTGGTTTTTCTCGATAACTCTGCTGATAATCTGGCGGTATTTGGTGAAATTGCCCGCTATGTATTTAATACTATTCGCCCGGATATTCAGTTTAGTACCACTACCGACCCGGTCACGGCGCTGCAGGATGCCAACTATATCATTACCACCCTACGGGTTGGCGGTGACGAAAGCCGCATTCGCGACGAACGCATTGCGCTACAGCATAACACCCTCGGCCAGGAGACCACCGGCGCCGGCGGTTTCGCGATGGCCATGCGTTCGATCCCGGCGATCCTTCGCTATTGCCGGCTGATCGAAGAACATGCCGCCGAAGACGCCATTCTGTTTAACTTTACCAACCCGTCAGGCCTGGTGACGGAAGCGATCGTCAAGTCCGGTTTTAAGCGCCGGGTCTATGGGATCTGCGATGCTCCCTCCGAGCTGATTCGTGAACTGCCGGCGATCCTTGGTTGTGAAGAACGCGACCTCAGCGTGGAATGCTATGGGCTGAACCATTTCTCATGGTTTACCCACTTCACCGTACGCGGGGAAGAGGTAACCGAACGGCTGATCGCCAGCCCGGAACTGTACCAGAAGACGGCGATGCAGTACTTCTCCCCGGAGCTGGTGCGGCTTTGCGATAATCAGCTCCTCAATGAATATCTCTATTATTACTACTATCGAGAGGTGGCGCTGAAGGCGATTCAGGAAGCCGGCGAGACGCGCGGAGAGCAGATCGCCCGTATCAATCAGGAGATGCGCGAAGCGCTGCGCACTGTGGATGCCAGAACGCAACCGGAAGCCGCTTTCACCATCTGGATGCAGCATTACCTGCGCCGGGAAAACAGCTATATGCAGAATGAGTCGCAGCAGGAAAAATTCCACACCCGCGAACCGCTGACGCTGCGCCAGTTTATCGAAGAGCCGGACACCGGCGGCTATGCCGGGGTGGCGCTGGATATCCTGGAAGCGGTGAACAGCACCACCACCAAGCGTATCGTGGTATCGATCCAGAATCACGACACGCTCGACTTTTTGCGCCCTGACGACGTGATCGAGATCAGCTGCGACCTGAGCCGGGATGGCCTCAAGCCGGTGACGCCGGTGAAGGTGCCGACGGCGCAGAAGAATTTGATTTCCTGCGTGAAGGAGTATGAGCGGCTGGCGGTGGCGGCAATCCTGCAGCAGGATAAATCGCTGGCGGTGCGGGCGCTGATGGCGCACCCGCTGATCGGTTCCTATTCGCTGGCGAAAACCCTGGTCGAAGCCTATCTCGACGATGAGCAATTCGCCGCCTGGCAGTAA